The Nitrospira tepida genome includes a window with the following:
- a CDS encoding DUF1579 domain-containing protein, whose translation MRFVSTIFMCVCLLVMASPALAKEKKAEKQMDPQAMMELWKKLAQPGEPHKLFASLAGSWTTTTKEWLEPGKPPTESSGTADMKMLLDGRFLYQEYHGQMMGQPFSGIGIDAYDNMTKKYVTAWMDSMGTGIFIMEGTASADGKTITLKGSHPEPGGGKMTHRAVWKIIDDHTQTFDMYGAHHGQKETKMMEITYKRKP comes from the coding sequence GCCTCCCCCGCCCTGGCCAAAGAGAAGAAGGCGGAGAAGCAGATGGACCCCCAGGCCATGATGGAACTGTGGAAGAAACTCGCCCAGCCCGGCGAGCCGCACAAGCTCTTTGCGAGTCTCGCCGGGAGCTGGACGACCACCACCAAGGAATGGCTGGAGCCGGGCAAGCCGCCGACGGAATCGAGCGGCACCGCGGACATGAAGATGTTGCTGGATGGCCGCTTTCTCTACCAGGAATACCATGGCCAGATGATGGGGCAACCCTTCTCCGGAATCGGCATCGACGCCTACGACAACATGACCAAGAAGTACGTGACGGCCTGGATGGATTCGATGGGCACGGGCATCTTCATCATGGAAGGCACGGCCAGCGCCGACGGCAAGACCATCACGCTGAAAGGGTCGCATCCTGAGCCGGGCGGAGGCAAGATGACCCATCGGGCGGTTTGGAAGATCATCGACGACCACACCCAGACATTCGATATGTACGGAGCGCACCACGGCCAGAAGGAAACGAAGATGATGGAGATCACGTATAAGCGGAAACCGTAG